Proteins encoded by one window of Salmo trutta chromosome 17, fSalTru1.1, whole genome shotgun sequence:
- the tspan33b gene encoding tetraspanin-33b isoform X1 → MDRKLNLNRAETFSFINPWIRYFLFFFSFLFWVFSLLIVAIGVYAKVQKATDTVRDTFLIDPAVILIVVGVVMFFITFCGCIGALRENIHLLKTFSFSLTLVFLTQLAIAVLGFFYSDQTRDALGKFVNKAIVHYRDDLDLQNLMDYIQREFKCCGWNNYTDWSWNLYFNCTQGNPSSERCAVPYSCCTPVPGEVVINTMCGFGVQTQNYLEATKSIYPVGCADSAVLWIESHLLLVGALALGLSLPQIAGIVLSQILISQIQDEISSVL, encoded by the exons ATGGATAGGAAATTGAATCTTAACCGAGCCGAGACTTTTTCCTTCATCAACCCTTGGATAAGGTACTTCCTGTTCTTTTTCAGCTTCTTGTTCTGG gtcttctccTTGCTGATTGTTGCTATAGGGGTATATGCAAAGGTTCAAAAAGCAACAG ACACGGTCAGAGACACGTTCCTGATCGACCCGGCGGTCATCCTGATCGTGGTGGGCGTGGTCATGTTCTTCATCACCTTCTGCGGCTGCATCGGAGCCCTGCGAGaaaacattcaccttctgaaGACG TTCTCCTTCAGTCTGACTCTGGTCTTCCTCACTCAGCTGGCCATAGCTGTCCTGGGCTTCTTCTATTCAGACCAG ACACGAGACGCTCTGGGGAAGTTTGTGAATAAAGCCATCGTGCACTACAGGGATGACCTGGATCTGCAGAACCTCATGGACTACATTCAGAGAGAG TTCAAGTGCTGCGGCTGGAACAACTACACTGACTGGTCATGGAACCTGTACTTCAACTGCACCCAGGGGAACCCCAGCTCTGAGCGCTGTGCTGTCCCTTACTCCTGCTGCACCCCCGTACCAGGAGAG GTTGTGATCAACACCATGTGTGGCTTTGGGGTCCAGACTCAGAACTACCTGGAGGCCACCAAGTCCATCTATCCAGTGGGTTGTGCAGACAGCGCGGTTCTGTGGATTGAGTCCCACCTGCTATTGGTGGGGGCTCTAGCTCTGGGTCTCTCCCTGCCTCAG ATTGCAGGCATTGTGCTCTCCCAGATCCTCATCTCTCAGATCCAGGATGAGATCAGCTCAGTGTTGTGA
- the tspan33b gene encoding tetraspanin-33b isoform X2, producing the protein MDRKLNLNRAETFSFINPWIRYFLFFFSFLFWVFSLLIVAIGVYAKVQKATDTVRDTFLIDPAVILIVVGVVMFFITFCGCIGALRENIHLLKTFSFSLTLVFLTQLAIAVLGFFYSDQFKCCGWNNYTDWSWNLYFNCTQGNPSSERCAVPYSCCTPVPGEVVINTMCGFGVQTQNYLEATKSIYPVGCADSAVLWIESHLLLVGALALGLSLPQIAGIVLSQILISQIQDEISSVL; encoded by the exons ATGGATAGGAAATTGAATCTTAACCGAGCCGAGACTTTTTCCTTCATCAACCCTTGGATAAGGTACTTCCTGTTCTTTTTCAGCTTCTTGTTCTGG gtcttctccTTGCTGATTGTTGCTATAGGGGTATATGCAAAGGTTCAAAAAGCAACAG ACACGGTCAGAGACACGTTCCTGATCGACCCGGCGGTCATCCTGATCGTGGTGGGCGTGGTCATGTTCTTCATCACCTTCTGCGGCTGCATCGGAGCCCTGCGAGaaaacattcaccttctgaaGACG TTCTCCTTCAGTCTGACTCTGGTCTTCCTCACTCAGCTGGCCATAGCTGTCCTGGGCTTCTTCTATTCAGACCAG TTCAAGTGCTGCGGCTGGAACAACTACACTGACTGGTCATGGAACCTGTACTTCAACTGCACCCAGGGGAACCCCAGCTCTGAGCGCTGTGCTGTCCCTTACTCCTGCTGCACCCCCGTACCAGGAGAG GTTGTGATCAACACCATGTGTGGCTTTGGGGTCCAGACTCAGAACTACCTGGAGGCCACCAAGTCCATCTATCCAGTGGGTTGTGCAGACAGCGCGGTTCTGTGGATTGAGTCCCACCTGCTATTGGTGGGGGCTCTAGCTCTGGGTCTCTCCCTGCCTCAG ATTGCAGGCATTGTGCTCTCCCAGATCCTCATCTCTCAGATCCAGGATGAGATCAGCTCAGTGTTGTGA